From Candidatus Paceibacterota bacterium:
TGCTATACTTATTTTCTTTATAGCTTTTTTACTGACCATGCAGAAGGCCTTTAGAAATATTTTCTTCTTGGGTCTGGTTTACATTTTCGTTATTTTTCTTACTTATCTTGCTGTTGGTGTTGGTCTTCTTTCGGGAATTACTTTTTTCGGACAGCATCATTTTTTTGCCAAATTTGGCGCATGGCTGCTTATATTTTTGGGTTTAATCCATTTGAAAGAATATTTCTTTCCAAATTTACCCTTCCATTTGAGAATGCCTAAATTTTCAAGCGAGAAAATCAAGACAAAATTAGAGAAAGCTACATTGTCGGGAATTATAATTGCCGCTTTTCTGGTTGGTCTTTGTTCTATTCCCTGTTCAGGAGGAATTTACGCCGCAATTACCGCTCTTCTTGCTTCAAAAACAACATATTTAAGCGGCCTCCTATACCTTTTGCTTTACAACTTTATGTTCGTATTGCCTCTTTTTATCCTTCTTCTTTTTGCGGCAAACCCGCTTACATTGTCCAAAATTGCCCGCTTCAGACAAAAAAACGAAAGAACAGAAGGATTAATTATGGGCTTACTGGTACTTCTTTTGGGAATTGGAATATTGATATTTATTCTATAAACATATGAACAAAGATAAAGAGATAAAAAAAGAAAAGGAGAAGAATAAAAAAGAAGAATGCCTTCTTTGTAGCATTTCCGATAAAACGATAGAAATGTTGGAAAAAAGATCGAACGAAAATTATAAAGAAAAAAAATAAAAATATAAAAAATACAAACATGGAAAAAGAAGAATATATTTCAAAAGAGCAAAGAAAGGAAATGGCTGTTCTTTCAAAAAAGAAACAAAGAACGACAAAGATTGTTTCTTTAATATTGTTTGCGGTTCTAGTTGTTGTTGGTTTTTCTTTCTTTTCAAACTTTTCTTCCAGTGAGGAAAATGAGAATAACGCAAA
This genomic window contains:
- a CDS encoding GAP family protein; this translates as MFQSIDISSPFTMIPIVMTTGFLDGIHPCAIAILIFFIAFLLTMQKAFRNIFFLGLVYIFVIFLTYLAVGVGLLSGITFFGQHHFFAKFGAWLLIFLGLIHLKEYFFPNLPFHLRMPKFSSEKIKTKLEKATLSGIIIAAFLVGLCSIPCSGGIYAAITALLASKTTYLSGLLYLLLYNFMFVLPLFILLLFAANPLTLSKIARFRQKNERTEGLIMGLLVLLLGIGILIFIL